A portion of the Glycine max cultivar Williams 82 chromosome 10, Glycine_max_v4.0, whole genome shotgun sequence genome contains these proteins:
- the LOC100801841 gene encoding piezo-type mechanosensitive ion channel homolog isoform X2, with translation MLSFIKSDLEEMSFIISRTDCSLTEQLLPSKHSFFIRESRSGVRHTNVLLRGAVFRTFGINFFTYGFPVSLFALSFWSFHFASLCAFGLLAYVGYIAYAFPSLFRMHRLNGLLLVFILLWAVSTYIFNVAFTFLNWKLGRDMKIWEMVGLWHYPIPGFFLLAQFCLGILVALGNLVNNSVFLCLSDEGGQSSNDHSSVKVEGETKVLIVATVAWGLRKCSRAIMLTLIFFIAIKPGFIHAVYMIFFLVYLLSHNVSRKMRQALILLCEIHFSLLYVLQINLISTALEKKGSLSMEIVMQLGLRNEDSAWDFLEVALLACFCAIHNHGFEMLFSFSAIIQHAPSPPIGFGILKAGLNKSVLLSVYSSSSVRNSDESLSYERRIASYLSAIGQKFLSIYRSCGSHVAFVTILLTVYMVRPNYISFGYIFLLLLWIIGRQLVERTKRQLWLPLKVYAILVFIFIYSLSSFSSLEMWLSKLIDLYLYLGYDSKASSFDNVWESLAVLIVMQLYSYERRKNKQNRQDHLDQLEPGALGFIRRFIIWHSQKILFIALFYASLNSISAFGFLYLIGLIFCSILPKTSSIPSKSFLAYTGFLVTAEYLFQMWGKQAKMFPGQKYSDISLFLGFHVFQPGFWGLESGLRGKVLVIVACTLQYNVFHWLERMPNTVLSKGQWEEPCPLFVPTEDAFIDDAKCNEESKSSYNSQLPSAIKEGVSGNSLQIITSGLSQAPDTPSSKTEGSSDSSSKKYSFGFIWGSSKESHKWNKKRIVALRKERFETQKTVLKVYLKFWMENTFNLFGLEINMISLLLVSFALLNALSMLYIALLAACVLLNRHIIRKVWPIFVFLFASILILEYLAIWKDMLPLNSHASSEIRCRDCWKTSTLHFSYCKKCWLGLIVDDPRMLISYFVVFMLACFKLRADRLPSFSGSSTYRQIMSQRRNTFVWRDLSFETKSMWTFVDYLRLYCYCHLLDLVLILILITGTLEYDILHLGYLAFALIFFRMRLEILKKKNKIFKFLRIYNFAVIITSLAYQSPFIGGLSAGKCETVNDIYEMIGFYKYDYGFRITARSAIVEIIIFVLVSLQSYMFSSQEFDYVCRYLEAEQIGAIVREQEKKAAWKTAQLQQIRESEEKKQQRNMQVEKMKSEMLNLQIQLLGMNTSTNCIDGFSHSNEGLRRRRSVSLASNNDIGIPDKEDQVLGRLDHTIREDSVYPINLHEPSACTNVESPLTEDYMKHSVDSPFCEITEIDIDTSSSDSGKKEKFKGQAKENPLKSAVQLIGDGVSQVQFIGNQAVNNLVSFLNISQEDSDSNEHTNIEDRIYDEMESQKTRHIYMDRSSSVQSDKSSDAASLQLGRIFRYIWHQMRSNNDVVCYFCFVLVFLWNFSLLSMVYLGALFLYALCVNTGPSYIFWIIMLIYTELYILLQYLYQIVIQHCGLSINPHLLRELGFPTHKITSSFVVSSLPLFLVYLFTLIQSSITPKDGEWMSSTDFKFKRNDLHAKDDHTSYNWQGRARDLLNQMIIMVKLIIISFFRYWKSLTQGAESPPYFVQVSMDVNFWPEDGIQPERIESGINQVLRIVHNDKCKAKNPNLCSFASRVNVQSIERSQEKPNVALVVFEVVYASPVIDCSSTEWNKSLTPASDVAKEILKAQRAGFVEEMGFPYRILSVIGGGKREIDLYAYIFCADLIVFFLVAIFYQSVIKNKSEFLEVYQLEDQFPKEYVFMLMAIFFLIVLDRILYLCSFATWKVVFYIFNLVLFTYSVTEYDWQLEPSQQHTAQFALRAIFLAKAVSLGLQAIQIQYGIPHKSTLYRQFLTSEVSRINYLGYRLYRALPFLYELRCVLDWSCTTTSLTMYDWLKLEDINASLYLVKCDSVLNRGTHKQGEKQTKMTKCCNGICLFFVLICVIWAPMLMYSSGNPTNIANPIKDASFQVDIKTASGRLNLYQTTLCERLQWDLLNSNINPDPYGYLGAYNKNDIQLICCQADASTLWLVPLVVRTRLIQSLEWNIDMEIFSTWILSRDRPKGKEIVKYEKAVDPQYLPTRSDVQKVLNGSMNSFSIYNVYPRYFRVTGSGDVRPLEEDNAVSADLIINREQLEWWAFRDTNPSNLSRLCGGLTGPMAIIVSEETPPQGILGDTLSKFSIWGLYITFVLAVGRFIRLQCADLRMRIPYENLPSCDRLIAICEDIYAARAEGELGIEEVLYWTLVKIYRSPHMLLEYTKPD, from the exons ATG CTGTCTTTTATTAAATCTGATTTGGAGGAGATGAGTTTTATTATTTCTAGGACAGATTGTAGCTTGACTGAGCAACTTCTTCCCTCTAAGCATTCATTTTTCATTCGTGAATCAAG ATCTGGTGTGAGGCACACAAATGTTTTACTCAGAGGGGCTGTTTTTCGGACTTTTGGTATCAACTTTTTCACGTATGGTTTCCCG gTCTCCTTGTTTGCCCTTTCATTTTGGAGCTTCCATTTTGCAAGCTTATGTGCATTTGGGCTACTTGCTTATGTCGGCTACATTGCCTATGCCTTTCCTTCGTTATTTCGTATGCACAGATTGAATGGGCTGCTTCTTGTCTTCATTCTCTTGTGGGCTGTTAGCACCTATATATTTAATGTGGCATTTACATTTCTGAATTGGAAACTTGGACGG GACATGAAAATCTGGGAGATGGTGGGACTGTGGCACTATCCAATACCTGGATTTTTTTTGCTCGCACAATTTTGTCTTGGAATTTTGGTTGCATTAGGTAATCTTGTGAACAATTCAGTTTTCCTCTGCTTGTCTGATGAGGGTGGGCAATCTTCAAATGACCATTCCTCAGTAAAAG TGGAGGGAGAGACCAAGGTATTGATTGTGGCAACAGTAGCATGGGGACTGCGCAAATGCTCTCGGGCTATCATGCTGACATTGATCTTTTTCATTGCTATTAAACCTGGTTTCATCCATGCTGTATATA TGATATTCTTCCTGGTGTACCTTTTGAGTCACAATGTCAGTAGAAAGATGAGACAGGCTTTGATTCTCCTATGCGAGATTCATTTTTCACTATTGTATGTtcttcaaattaatttgatcTCAACTGCACTGGAGAAAAAAGGCTCTTTAAGCATGGAAATTGTAATGCAATTAG GTCTCCGTAACGAAGATAGTGCCTGGGATTTCTTGGAAGTAGCTTTACTTGCTTGCTTCTGTGCAATTCATAACCATGGTTTTGAgatgttattttcattttcagcgATCATACAGCATGCCCCTAGCCCTCCTATTGGATTTGGCATCTTGAAAGCTGGTCTTAACAAATCTGTTCTATTGTCTGTATATTCTTCCTCCTCTGTGAGAAACAGTGATGAAAGTTTGTCTTATG aaAGAAGAATAGCATCATACCTGAGTGCCATTGGGCAGAAATTCCTATCTATATACCGATCATGTGGCTCCCACGTTGCTTTTGTGACTATTCTTCTCACTGTATACATGGTGAGACCTAATTACATATCATTTGGTTACATATTCCTTCTCCTTCTTTGGATTATTGGAAGACAACTTGTTGAGAGAACAAAAAGACAGCTTTGGCTTCCATTGAAAGTGTATGCAATTTTGGTGTTTATCTTCATATATAGCTTGAGCAGCTTCTCAAGCCTAGAGATGTGGTTGTCCAAATTAATAGATCTCTACCTTTATCTGGGGTATGACTCAAAAGCATCTTCTTTTGACAATGTTTGGGAATCTCTGGCAGTCTTAATTGTTATGCAACTTTATAGCTATGAGAGGAGGAAGAACAAGCAGAACAGGCAGGATCACTTGGATCAGTTAGAACCAGGGGCTCTTGGGTTTATCAGGCGATTTATTATCTGGCACAGCCAGAAGATCTTGTTCATTGCTCTGTTTTATGCATCTTTAAACTCAATTAGTGCATTTGGTTTCTTGTATCTTATAGGCCTCATCTTCTGCTCCATTTTACCAAAAACTTCTAGTATCCCATCCAAATCATTCTTAGCATACACAGGTTTTTTGGTGACAGCCGAGTATCTTTTTCAGATGTGGGGTAAGCAGGCTAAAATGTTTCCCGGGCAAAAGTATTCTGatatctctctctttttgggTTTCCACGTATTCCAGCCTGGCTTTTGGGGTCTAGAATCTGGGTTGAGGGGAAAAGTGCTAGTGATTGTAGCTTGTACTCTTCAATACAATGTCTTCCATTGGCTGGAGAGGATGCCAAATACGGTTCTAAGCAAAGGACAGTGGGAAGAACCTTGTCCTTTGTTTGTTCCCACAGAAGATGCATTCATTGATGATGCTAAGTGTAATGAGGAAAGTAAATCATCATATAATTCACAGCTGCCGTCTGCAATAAAAGAAGGGGTGTCAGGCAATTCACTGCAAATTATTACCTCTGGTCTTTCCCAAGCACCTGATACTCCATCCTCTAAAACAGAAGGTTCTTCTGACAGTAGCAGTAAAAAGTACTCATTCGGGTTTATTTGGGGAAGTTCCAAGGAGAGTCACAAGTGGAACAAAAAGCGGATTGTTGCTTTGAGAAAGGAGCGATTTGAAACGCAGAAAACTGTCTTAAAagtatatttgaaattttggatggagaatacatttaatttatttggacTTGAGATAAACATGATATCATTACTACTGGTAAGCTTTGCCTTGTTGAATGCATTATCCATGCTGTATATTGCACTGCTTGCTGCTTGTGTTCTTCTGAATCGGCATATTATACGCAAAGTCTGGCCTATATTTGTCTTTTTGTTTGCTTCCATTCTCATCCTGGAATACTTAGCCATCTGGAAGGATATGTTACCTTTGAATTCTCATGCTTCAAGTGAGATTCGTTGCCGTGACTGCTGGAAAACTTCAACTCTGCATTTCAGTTATTGCAAAAAGTGTTGGCTCG GACTTATTGTTGATGATCCCAGGATGTTGATTAGCTACTTTGTGGTATTTATGCTGGCTTGCTTCAAACTTCGTGCAGATCGCCTGCCTAGCTTTTCAGGATCATCGACATATCGTCAGATTATGTCTCAACGTAGGAACACATTTGTTTGGCGAGATCTATCTTTTGAAACTAAAAGCATGTGGACCTTTGTTGACTATTTGAGGCTTTACTGTTATTGCCATCTGCTAGATCTTGTGCTGATATTAATATTGATTACTGGAACACTTGAGTATGATATTTTGCATCTTGGTTATCTAGCCTTTGCTCTGATATTCTTTCGCATGAGACTTGAAAtactgaagaagaagaacaaaatatTCAAGTTCTTGCGCATATACAACTTTGCTGTTATTATTACTTCTCTTGCTTATCAGTCTCCTTTTATTGGGGGACTTAGTGCTGGGAAGTGTGAGACAGTAAATGACATTTATGAAATGATTggtttttataaatatgattatGGTTTTCGGATTACAGCAAGATCTGCAATTGTAGAGATCATCATTTTTGTGCTCGTATCACTTCAGTCATATATGTTTTCCTCGCAAGAGTTTGATTATGTATGTCGCTACCTGGAAGCCGAGCAAATTGGTGCTATTGTGCGTGAGCAAGAGAAAAAGGCTGCATGGAAAACTGCACAATTGCAACAAATTCGTGAAAGTGAGGAGAAAAAACAACAGCGTAATATGCAGGTGGAGAAGATGAAATCTGAAATGCTTAACCTGCAAATACAACTCCTTGGCATGAACACATCCACTAATTGTATTGATGGATTTTCCCACAGCAATGAGGGTCTGAGAAGGAGAAGGAGTGTTTCTCTCGCATCAAATAATGACATTGGAATCCCTGATAAAGAAGATCAGGTTCTGGGGAGACTAGATCATACAATAAGAGAGGATTCTGTTTATCCTATTAATCTTCATGAACCATCTGCTTGTACAAATGTGGAAAGTCCACTAACAGAGGATTATATGAAGCATTCAGTGGATTCTCCTTTTTGTGAAATTACTGAAATAGATATTGATACTTCTTCTAGTGATtcaggaaaaaaggaaaaatttaaaGGGCAAGCAAAAGAAAACCCTCTCAAGTCTGCTGTACAATTAATCGGCGATGGTGTTTCCCAGGTACAGTTCATTGGAAATCAGGCAGTCAATAACCTAGTGAGCTTCCTGAATATTTCACAAGAAGATTCTGATTCAAATGAACACACAAACATTGAGGATAGGATATATGACGAGATGGAGAGTCAGAAAACTCGGCATATATATATGGATCGTTCTTCATCTGTGCAGTCAGATAAGAGTTCTGATGCTGCAAGTCTGCAGTTGGGAAGGATCTTTCGTTATATATGGCACCAGATGCGTTCCAATAATGATGTTGTATGTTACTTTTGCTTTGTTCTTGTGTTCTTATGGAATTTCAGTTTGCTATCAATGGTGTATCTTGGGGCTCTCTTCTTGTATGCTTTATGTGTAAATACTGGTCCAAGTTACATCTTCTGGATTATCATGCTGATCTATACAGAACTTTATATTTTACTTCAGTACCTGTACCAAATTGTCATCCAGCACTGTGGGTTGAGTATCAATCCTCACCTATTACGAGAATTAGGTTTTCCAACACACAAAATCACATCTTCATTTGTTGTCAGTTCATTACCTCTCTTTCTTGTCTATTTATTTACCCTCATTCAAAGCTCCATAACACCCAAAGATGGTGAATGGATGTCTTCTACTGACTTCAAGTTTAAGAGGAATGATCTCCATGCAAAAGATGATCACACTAGTTATAACTGGCAAGGTAGAGCACGGGATCTGCTAAATCAGATGATTATCATGGTAAAACTGATAATCATAAGCTTTTTTAGGTATTGGAAATCACTCACACAAGGAGCAGAATCTCCTCCTTATTTTGTTCAGGTGTCTATGGATGTCAACTTCTGGCCAGAGGATGGGATTCAACCTGAGAGAATTGAATCTGGAATTAATCAGGTGCTCAGAATTGTTCATAATGATAAGTGCAAGGCAAAGAACCCAAATCTTTGCTCTTTTGCTAGCAGGGTTAATGttcaaagcattgaaagaagTCAAGAGAAACCCAATGTTGCCTTGGTTGTTTTCGAGGTTGTGTATGCTTCACCTGTAATTGACTGCTCTTCCACAGAATGGAATAAGTCTTTAACTCCAGCATCTGATGTGGCCAAGGAAATCCTCAAAGCTCAGCGTGCTGGATTTGTGGAAGAAATGGGATTCCCTTATCGTATTCTTTCTGTAATTGGTGGAGGCAAGAGAGAAATCGATCTGTATGCCTACATATTTTGTGCAGATCTGATTGTATTCTTTCTTGTTGCCATCTTCTACCAGtctgtcataaaaaataaaagtgagttTCTTGAAGTGTATCAGCTTGAAGACCAGTTTCCAAAAGAATATGTCTTTATGTTGATG GCTATCTTCTTCTTGATTGTGCTTGATCGAATACTATACCTCTGCTCATTTGCCACGTGGAAAGtggttttctatattttcaaccTCGTTCTCTTCACATATTCAGTTACAGAGTATGATTGGCAATTGGAGCCATCCCAACAACATACAGCTCAGTTTGCTCTCCGTGCCATATTTCTTGCTAAGGCAGTTTCTCTAGGACTGCAGGCTATACAAATCCAATATGGCATTCCTCACAAGAGCACATTGTATCGGCAATTTTTGACAAgtgaagtttcaagaatcaattaTTTAGGATATAGACTTTATCGTGCTCTGCCATTCCTTTATGAATTAAGATGTGTTCTTGACTGGTCATGTACAACTACATCCCTCACCATGTATGACTGGCTAAAG CTGGAGGACATAAATGCAAGTTTGTACCTTGTCAAATGTGATTCTGTCTTGAATAGAGGTACACACAAACAGGGGGAGAAGCAAACAAAAATGACCAAATGCTGCAATGGGATATGCCTTTTCTTTGTATTAATCTGTGTTATATGGGCTCCAATGTTG ATGTATAGCAGTGGTAACCCAACGAACATTGCAAACCCCATAAAAGATGCTAGCTTTCAGGTTGATATCAAGACAGCAAGTGGAAGGTTGAATTTGTATCAAACTACTCTGTGCGAAAGACTCCAGTGGGATTTACTAAATTCAAATATCAATCCCGATCCCTATGGCTATTTGGGTGCATATAATAAGAATGATATCCAGTTGATATGCTGTCAAGCTGATGCTAGTACATTGTGGCTTGTTCCACTTGTTGTTCGGACCAGATTGATTCAATCCCTTGAATGGAATATCGACATGGAAATTTTTTCCACCTGGATACTCTCAAGGGACAGGCCAAAAGGGAAAGAAATTGTGAAATATGAAAAAGCTGTTGATCCTCAATATCTTCCAACACGGTCTGATGTTCAGAAGGTTCTTAATGGCTCTATGAACAGCTTTAGTATTTATAATGTTTATCCAAGATATTTCCGTGTCACTGGTTCAGGCGATGTTAGACCTTTGGAAGAG GATAATGCTGTTAGTGCTGATCTCATTATAAATCGTGAGCAACTTGAGTGGTGGGCCTTCCGAGATACTAATCCATCAAATTTGAGTAGACTTTGTGGAGGTTTGACGGGACCTATGGCAATCATAGTATCTGAGGAGACACCACCGC AGGGAATTCTTGGCGACACACTCAGCAAGTTCAGCATATGGGGGCTTTACATAACCTTTGTTCTCGCTGTTGGACGTTTTATCAGACTCCAATGTGCTGACTTAAGGATGAGAATTCCCTATGAGAATCTACCTTCCTGTGACAG ATTGATAGCGATCTGCGAGGATATATATGCTGCTAGAGCTGAGGGTGAGCTTGGAATTGAAGAGGTCCTTTACTGGACTCTAGTGAAGATATACCGGTCCCCGCACATGCTGCTTGAGTACACAAAACCTGATTAA